In Musa acuminata AAA Group cultivar baxijiao chromosome BXJ2-10, Cavendish_Baxijiao_AAA, whole genome shotgun sequence, a genomic segment contains:
- the LOC135624227 gene encoding uncharacterized protein LOC135624227: MATSKPSTPLKEKSKLVSSAHSITGDSRRQRTSKSSVPSSPEREIRRTSKSSRPSSVPSSPEREIRRTSKSSGQLSVPSSPERENRRTSKSPVPSSPERETHPPQRKALIRSSSDSTKRDKSLPQQPSGGVANVTKPRLLAKKPQEKPPSPSLQPHKMPATNTVKERPSIRASSSSSMPRAAGFSKPASATDKEARTHGVGRTQPSVTARSPGSVISMRKETRMTTASTDEKLGVTEQEHKEAQIHIEEHETGPIIPVEEHEHEPVVEQDQTEAQIHVEEHEPGPVIPVEEHEHKPVVEQHQAEAQIHAGEHEPEPTVTAEQDQKEAEIDVKEHEDLNETNDIVEEKPDLQEPRSPRQEPEPTVNDDGHGDHHEEINVHHHANEELLQISEEKSATETIEEPRGEQCETENTQDDAEEDKSVVAELTITENVEVDAEEICKAANEKAVESSPAVAASKKPAAMQGKKKEAQMSNDVIEETRCKLLERKKSNVSALVGAFETVMSMQDPEGQTSQRQ, from the coding sequence ATGGCTACATCCAAGCCAAGCACTCCCCTCAAAGAAAAGAGCAAGCTGGTCTCTTCAGCTCACAGCATCACCGGTGACTCGCGCCGGCAACGAACCTCTAAATCATCGGTCCCGAGCTCTCCTGAAAGAGAGATTCGAAGAACCTCCAAATCATCGAGACCATCATCGGTCCCGAGCTCTCCTGAAAGAGAGATTCGAAGAACCTCCAAATCATCGGGACAATTATCGGTCCCGAGCTCTCCTGAAAGAGAGAATCGAAGAACCTCCAAATCACCGGTCCCGAGCTCCCCTGAAAGAGAGACTCATCCACCACAGCGCAAGGCATTGATCAGATCGAGCAGTGACAGCACCAAAAGAGACAAGAGCCTTCCCCAGCAGCCATCTGGTGGCGTTGCCAATGTCACCAAGCCGCGCCTGCTGGCAAAAAAGCCGCAGGAGAAGCCTCCGTCGCCTTCCCTCCAGCCACACAAAATGCCCGCGACGAACACCGTCAAAGAGAGACCATCGATcagggcctcctcctcctcctccatgccACGAGCTGCAGGATTTTCGAAGCCAGCCAGTGCTACAGACAAAGAAGCAAGAACTCACGGTGTCGGGCGGACTCAACCATCTGTAACGGCAAGAAGCCCAGGGAGTGTCATCTCCATGAGAAAGGAAACCAGGATGACTACTGCAAGTACGGATGAAAAACTAGGTGTTACAGAGCAGGAGCATAAGGAGGCACAAATCCACATTGAGGAACACGAAACCGGGCCAATCATTCCTGTTGAGGAACACGAACATGAACCAGTCGttgagcaagatcaaacagaggcACAAATCCACGTTGAGGAACACGAACCCGGGCCAGTCATTCCTGTTGAAGAGCACGAACATAAACCAGTCGTTGAGCAACATCAAGCAGAGGCGCAAATCCACGCCGGGGAGCACGAACCTGAACCGACTGTTACAGCAGAGCAAGATCAAAAGGAGGCAGAAATCGATGTCAAAGAGCATGAAGATCTCAACGAGACCAACGACATCGTCGAGGAAAAACCTGACCTACAGGAACCAAGGTCTCCGAGGCAAGAACCTGAGCCCACAGTGAATGATGATGGACATGGTGACCATCATGAAGAGATCAATGTGCATCATCATGCCAACGAGGAGCTCCTGCAAATCTCGGAAGAGAAATCGGCAACCGAGACCATCGAAGAGCCTCGAGGTGAACAGTGTGAGACTGAAAACACACAAGATGACGCAGAGGAGGACAAGAGTGTGGTGGCAGAATTGACCATCACCGAGAACGTAGAAGTTGACGCAGAGGAAATTTGTAAGGCTGCAAATGAGAAAGCAGTGGAGTCGTCGCCGGCGGTAGCGGCGTCCAAGAAGCCCGCGGCGATGCAGGGGAAGAAGAAGGAGGCGCAGATGAGCAACGACGTGATCGAGGAGACGAGATGCAAACtgttggagaggaagaagagcaacGTGAGTGCTCTGGTCGGAGCGTTTGAGACCGTCATGTCCATGCAAGACCCGGAGGGTCAAACTAGTCAAAGACAGTAG